One region of Deltaproteobacteria bacterium genomic DNA includes:
- a CDS encoding (deoxy)nucleoside triphosphate pyrophosphohydrolase, giving the protein MRRIRVVAAMVEQGGKYLITQRRPEATLPLLWEFPGGRVEDGESDEDALARELSEEMGIEVEVGEEIMEIEHVYPDYQVDFCVYAARIISGVIIHRRVHDHRWVTSPELSDYEFPGADARTMDLLIKGELGDA; this is encoded by the coding sequence ATGCGGCGAATCCGGGTTGTAGCGGCGATGGTGGAGCAGGGGGGCAAGTACCTCATCACCCAGCGGCGCCCGGAGGCGACCCTGCCGCTGCTCTGGGAGTTCCCCGGCGGGCGGGTCGAGGACGGGGAGAGCGACGAGGATGCGCTCGCTCGCGAGCTCTCCGAGGAGATGGGCATCGAGGTCGAGGTGGGCGAGGAGATCATGGAGATCGAGCACGTCTACCCCGACTACCAGGTCGACTTCTGCGTCTACGCGGCGAGGATCATCAGCGGGGTGATCATCCACCGGCGGGTCCACGATCACCGCTGGGTGACCTCCCCGGAGCTCTCGGACTACGAGTTCCCGGGGGCCGACGCGCGGACGATGGATCTGCTGATCAAGGGTGAGCTCGGGGACGCCTAG
- a CDS encoding molybdenum cofactor guanylyltransferase → MTRPPITTAILVGGKSTRMGQDKALLEVDGVALAQRAAGLAAPFSGRVVLCGSRDDLGDLGPEVLPDLHPGMGPLAGLEAALTASETDWVLLLACDLPGLDAALLEGLLGRLEGVGEHDAVAVRSARGPEPLVALYHRRLLPEIVERLERGQRAVHRLLLDAKTLWHEVGADPRVANLNTPAELEAWKSNH, encoded by the coding sequence ATGACCCGTCCCCCGATCACCACCGCCATCCTCGTCGGAGGCAAGAGCACCCGCATGGGCCAGGACAAGGCCCTGCTCGAGGTTGACGGCGTCGCCCTCGCGCAGCGGGCGGCGGGCCTTGCGGCGCCCTTCAGCGGCCGCGTCGTCCTCTGCGGAAGCCGGGACGACCTCGGTGACCTGGGCCCCGAGGTGCTGCCCGACCTTCACCCCGGAATGGGGCCTCTGGCGGGCCTGGAGGCGGCCCTCACGGCCTCGGAGACCGACTGGGTGCTGCTCCTCGCCTGCGACCTGCCGGGCCTGGACGCGGCGCTCCTCGAGGGGCTGCTCGGCCGGCTGGAGGGGGTGGGGGAGCACGACGCCGTCGCGGTCCGCAGCGCGCGGGGGCCCGAGCCCCTGGTCGCCCTCTACCACCGCCGCCTGCTGCCCGAGATCGTCGAGCGCCTCGAGCGTGGTCAACGCGCCGTGCACCGGCTGCTGCTGGACGCGAAGACCCTCTGGCACGAGGTCGGCGCCGACCCGCGCGTGGCGAACCTGAACACGCCGGCCGAGCTAGAGGCGTGGAAGAGCAACCACTAG